A single genomic interval of Perca fluviatilis chromosome 19, GENO_Pfluv_1.0, whole genome shotgun sequence harbors:
- the LOC120548087 gene encoding equilibrative nucleoside transporter 1-like: MTAINAPRDKYNAVWIIFFILGLGTLLPWNFFMTATMYFTSRLKDDPSFNQTANETLNGGDTRSVLESKFNNVMTLCAMVPLLIFTCLNSFLHQRIPQKFRISGSLVVILVVFLLTAVFVKVDVAPLPFFTITMIKIICINSFGAILQGSLFGLAGILPASYTTPIMSGQGLAGTFAAFSMICALASGSALQDSAFGYFITACVVILLAIMSYFVLPRMEFFQYHMESNGSRPSADEDNNMDLLKKESPAEKRPVVSLMEDEAKPTVSVVNIFKQIWVMALSVCFIFTITIGTFPAVTVDVKSTLADGGTWGTYFIPVSCFLLFNLMDWAGRSLTAVCMWPDKDSMWLPVLVGLRVVFVPLFMLCNVQPRYYLPVPFDHDAWYIVFMIFFSFSNGYLASLCMCFGPKKVSQHEAETAGAIMAFFLSLGLALGAAVSFAFRAMI, translated from the exons ATGACGGCCATCAATGCACCTCGGGACAA ATACAATGCAGTatggataattttttttatcctggGCTTGGGAACCCTATTACCGTGGAATTTCTTCATGACGGCAACAATG TACTTCACAAGTAGGCTGAAGGACGACCCCTCCTTCAATCAGACGGCAAATGAGACTTTGAATGGCGGAGACACTCGCAGTGTGCTGGAGTCAAAGTTTAACAATGTGATGACGCTCTGCGCCATGGTGCCTCTGCTCATCTTCACCTGCCTCAACTCCTTCCTACACCAGAG GATTCCTCAGAAGTTTCGAATCTCTGGCAGCCTGGTGGTCATCCTGGTGGTTTTCCTGTTGACGGCGGTGTTCGTCAAGGTGGACGTGGCCCCACTGCCCTTCTTCACCATCACTATGATCAAAATTATCTGCATCAACT CGTTCGGGGCGATTCTTCAGGGCAGCTTGTTCGGGCTGGCGGGGATACTGCCTGCCTCCTACACCACTCCCATCATGAGTGGACAGGGGCTGGCCGGCACCTTTGCTGCTTTCTCCATGATCTGTGCACTGGCCT cTGGATCAGCCCTTCAGGACAGTGCTTTTGGTTACTTTATCACAGCCTGTGTTGTTATTCTCCTGGCCATAATGTCCTACTTCGTTCTGCCCAGGATG gagTTTTTCCAGTACCACATGGAGAGTAATGGATCCAGGCCCTCTGCCGATGAGGATAACAACATGGACTTACTCAAAAAAG AAAGTCCAGCAGAGAAGCGACCGGTGGTGAGTCTGATGGAGGACGAGGCCAAACCCACCGTGTCTGTGGTAAACATCTTCAAACAG ATCTGGGTGATGGCTCTGTCCGTGTGCTTCATCTTCACCATCACCATCGGAACATTCCCAGCCGTGACCGTGGATGTCAAGTCGACGTTAGCTGATGGAGGCACCTGGG GAACTTACTTCATCCCTGTGTCATGTTTCCTCCTCTTTAACCTGATGGATTGGGCTGGCAGGAGTCTGACGGCCGTCTGTATGTGG ccgGACAAAGACAGTATGTGGCTTCCTGTCCTGGTGGGTCTGCGGGTCGTCTTCGTCCCTCTTTTCATGCTGTGTAACGTCCAGCCTCGTTACTACCTCCCCGTGCCGTTTGACCACGACGCCTGGTACATCGTCTTCATgatcttcttctccttctccaaCGGATACCTGGCCAGTCTCTGCATGTGCTTCGGACCCAA GAAGGTCTCCCAGCATGAGGCGGAGACGGCCGGGGCCATCATGGCCTTCTTCTTGTCCCTCGGCTTGGCGCTGGGCGCTGCAGTCTCATTTGCTTTCCGGGCCATGATCTGA